From Elusimicrobiota bacterium, one genomic window encodes:
- the rmuC gene encoding DNA recombination protein RmuC: MDKFFFMFFGAGLGAIAAYFFARSRGASREEFEAMKTRLESLNADNAKLQERSSQLGGETVKLDGELKSERAKSQQLNADYAKTRRELDLLSGELDKQKQEMLVQFKNIANEILEDKSLRFTDMNRQKIDEILIPLKERLTNFEGEVRKLNVDGASRAADLKSELANLKTLNQQITEDADNLTRALKGESKMQGNWGEILLDKILERSGLVEGEHYKRQEKLTREEEGGKKRYFPDVVVYLPEGRQVVIDSKVSLSAYVEYSSAKDEETVAKALKAHLLSVKNHIDELSAKDYSSLPGLKSPDQVLMYVPVEPAFYLAMKSDAGLWEYALEKKVILVTNSTLLATLRLIESIWRQDKQGRNAVEIAKKAGELYDKIVAFVEVMNEIGGRLGQLNRSYEDAMKKMKDGRDNMLTKAEKIRELGAKASKELPREIKDLIEKDPG, translated from the coding sequence ATGGATAAATTTTTCTTTATGTTTTTCGGCGCGGGCCTGGGCGCTATTGCCGCTTACTTCTTTGCCAGGTCCCGGGGCGCGTCCAGGGAGGAATTTGAGGCTATGAAGACCCGCCTGGAGTCTCTTAACGCCGATAACGCGAAATTGCAGGAGCGTTCCTCGCAGCTAGGCGGCGAAACGGTGAAACTTGACGGCGAGCTTAAAAGCGAGCGGGCCAAGTCGCAGCAGCTTAACGCCGATTACGCCAAAACCCGCCGCGAGCTTGACCTGCTTTCCGGAGAGCTCGATAAGCAGAAGCAGGAGATGCTGGTGCAGTTCAAAAATATCGCCAATGAAATACTTGAGGATAAGAGCCTGCGCTTCACCGATATGAACAGGCAGAAAATTGACGAGATACTTATTCCGCTGAAGGAACGGCTGACCAATTTTGAGGGGGAGGTGCGCAAGCTTAATGTGGACGGCGCAAGCCGCGCGGCGGACCTTAAATCCGAACTCGCGAATTTAAAGACCTTGAATCAGCAGATCACCGAAGACGCGGATAACCTGACCAGGGCTCTTAAAGGCGAATCCAAGATGCAGGGTAACTGGGGCGAGATCCTGCTGGATAAGATCCTTGAGCGTTCCGGCCTGGTGGAGGGCGAGCATTATAAGCGCCAGGAAAAACTTACCCGCGAAGAAGAAGGGGGGAAAAAAAGATATTTTCCGGATGTGGTGGTATACCTGCCGGAGGGCCGCCAGGTGGTAATTGACTCCAAAGTTTCGCTTTCGGCCTATGTGGAGTATTCCTCGGCCAAAGACGAAGAAACCGTCGCCAAAGCGCTTAAGGCGCATCTTTTATCGGTTAAAAACCATATAGACGAACTGTCAGCCAAGGATTATTCATCGCTGCCCGGGCTGAAATCCCCTGACCAGGTGCTTATGTATGTGCCGGTGGAGCCCGCGTTCTATCTGGCCATGAAGAGCGACGCGGGGCTTTGGGAATACGCCCTTGAGAAAAAAGTGATACTGGTCACCAATTCAACGCTTCTGGCCACGCTGCGCCTGATAGAAAGCATCTGGCGCCAGGACAAGCAGGGCCGGAACGCCGTTGAGATAGCCAAAAAAGCCGGCGAACTTTACGATAAAATAGTGGCTTTCGTGGAAGTGATGAATGAAATAGGCGGCCGCCTGGGCCAGCTTAACCGCTCTTACGAAGACGCCATGAAAAAGATGAAGGACGGCCGCGACAACATGTTGACAAAGGCTGAAAAGATACGGGAGTTGGGCGCGAAAGCCTCAAAAGAACTGCCGCGCGAAATTAAAGACCTTATAGAAAAAGACCCCGGCTGA
- a CDS encoding outer membrane beta-barrel protein has protein sequence MEKTIKASFLAALLACGTPGRAGAALLKNLSMDLEPNTISLTSDFNLETTGDSRTVHYRPGLSVECASNMKFYNHAFEWSLEVYYDYNRYKGPDNRLLTSTLGLNLAKIMLTRLNGKDLKAVRPYLLAGMELTALKENSSDESHKITFASPTFGLGLEFNVTSKASLNIEYQQNIQEGVTRRSSVMCGLSYAILGAEE, from the coding sequence GCCGCGCCGGTGCGGCTTTGTTAAAAAACCTGAGCATGGACCTGGAGCCAAATACCATATCGCTTACTTCGGATTTCAACCTGGAAACAACCGGCGATTCGAGGACGGTGCACTATAGGCCGGGCCTTAGCGTGGAATGCGCCTCTAATATGAAATTTTATAACCACGCTTTTGAGTGGTCGCTGGAAGTTTATTACGACTATAACCGCTATAAAGGGCCCGACAACCGACTGCTCACCAGCACACTGGGGCTGAATTTAGCCAAAATAATGCTTACGCGGCTTAACGGCAAGGACCTGAAGGCTGTCCGGCCTTATCTGCTTGCGGGCATGGAACTGACCGCGCTTAAGGAAAATTCCAGTGATGAAAGCCATAAAATCACTTTTGCTTCACCCACCTTCGGGCTGGGGCTTGAGTTTAATGTCACCAGCAAGGCCAGTCTCAACATTGAATACCAGCAGAATATTCAGGAAGGGGTCACCCGCCGCTCCAGTGTGATGTGCGGCCTCTCCTACGCCATCTTAGGCGCGGAAGAGTAA